A genomic stretch from Aedes albopictus strain Foshan chromosome 2, AalbF5, whole genome shotgun sequence includes:
- the LOC109622190 gene encoding probable G-protein coupled receptor Mth-like 1: protein MAPVTIIEDDWNFTTTELQNVDLDVYGDNLWFILGCLLGIVLMSTALALHLIIPSLRNVRGYKICFLLFGMISIYVAHLVMNIRTTLIACQALGYFYAYSVMFSVFWLNVLCFDCFALFRSGGGNSAEKNRFAYTCLYGWGGPVALALFSVYMERATTIDPKFKPNFSTWSCVYHRNSTAEFLYYFLPLLILMISGLSFLIAGALRARTLRLVPRNVVRFDRSSDHRRFSFAFQLFLVVTVACVLDISSSVWYEIPWIYWISSVYVYVLAILIFLICVCNSEVKQWFVQKCC, encoded by the exons ATGGCTCCAGTTACGATAATCGAAGATGATTGGAATTTCACCACGACCGAGCTGCAAAACGTTGATCTCGATGTCTACGGCGATAATTTATGGTTTATTCTGG GTTGTTTGCTCGGAATCGTTCTAATGTCGACCGCGTTGGCTTTACACTTAATCATACCGAGTCTCCGGAATGTCCGTGGCTACAAGATATGTTTCCTACTGTTCGGGATGATCTCGATTTATGTCGCCCATTTGGTGATGAATATTCGAACGACGTTGATTGCGTGTCAAGCCCTGGGATACTTCTACGCCTATTCCGTGATGTTCAGCGTGTTTTGGCTAAACGTGTTGTGCTTCGACTGCTTTGCATTGTTCCGAAGCGGTGGGGGAAACAGTGCCGAGAAAAATCGTTTCGCATACACTTGCCTGTACGGCTGGGGAGGACCCGTGGCACTTGCCCTGTTCAGTGTGTACATGGAACGAGCTACGACGATCGACCCGAAGTTTAAACCCAACTTCAGCACTTGGTCGTGTGTTTACCACA GAAATTCAACTGCCGAGTTCCTGTACTACTTCCTTCCACTGCTGATACTGATGATCTCTGGGCTGTCGTTTCTCATTGCGGGAGCATTGAGGGCCAGAACCCTACGTCTGGTTCCAAGGAACGTTGTACGATTCGACCGAAGTAGCGACCACAGGAGATTTTCATTTGCATTTCAATTGTTCCTGGTTGTTACCGTAGCCTGTGTTCTAGATATCTCTTCATCGGTATGGTATGAAATACCCTGGATATATTGGATTTCCAGTGTCTATGTTTACGTGTTGGCGATCCTGATATTTTTAATTTGTGTATGCAACTCGGAAGTGAAACAGTGGTTTGTTCAGAAGTGTTGCTAA